The following nucleotide sequence is from Anopheles stephensi strain Indian chromosome 3, UCI_ANSTEP_V1.0, whole genome shotgun sequence.
ACTGCCTCGGCGAGTGGCAGAAACCGCAGAAAAATTTCCGTTGGCTATCAAGAGGAACGGTTTGCCGCTAGTGCCGGATCAGGAATTTCTTCAGCCGATCGCAAATCCATCCTGCAGCAGTCTAACTCGTTGAAAACGTTGTACGATGAAATGTGTCGCTCGTTGCCGCTGTACAATCGGGGCCACGAGCTTATCGATTTCCTGTTTAGCAGACAAAAGTCGTCGAACAATATGCAAGCCATCGCCATACTGAATGCGATGATCGACGCGGGATTTTTGATAGCGATATTTGAATTGAAGAATGAGCAGAACAGCGCCGAAGAAGACACCAATGTTACGCACGAGAAAGTGTTGCTACAtcaaaagcaacagcagcagcaattgcAACGCGAGGGCAGCGGTGGATCGGTAGAGGATGACGAGGAAAGCACCACAATCACGATCGAGTTCAGCGAAGAAACGGTGTACAAGTTGGCTGTGTTACAGGGCACCAACACCCCTGGGCCGGGAGGTGGAGGTGGAGCAGGAGAAGGCGCCTACCACTTGGAGTTGAACTTTAAATCCAGCTCCGTGTTGATGCGCTCAGGGAATGACGATCAATCGTCCGTCGATAGTGAAGACGGCACGGGAAGCGGCATCGGAGGCAGCACAACGTTGAGCAGCATAATGCTGAAGGATTCGATAATGGACAGCTCGTATTTAATATCGACCGGAGCTAAAGCATTGCTGAAAGCATTCTGCGAACACGAAGAACTGCTCGTGAATCAATTGCTGAGAGCGCAGAACCTTGATCCATCGTGGAGCAAAACGCTCATCCCGATAGTGGCCCGTGTGGCAAACACCATGCGTCTGGATGAGGCTTACGGCACGGACGCGATGGACATCCGGAACTACGTTTACTTCAAGAAGGTCCCCGGCGGGGATCGCAGTGAGTCGCAGATACTGGGTGGAGTGGTTTTTTCGAAGAATGTTGCCCACAAGGAGATGTCGCAAAAGGTGGACAAACCGAAGATATTGCTGCTGCAGTGTGCGATTGCCTACCAGCGCGTGGAAGGAAAGTTTGTCAGCTTTGATACGCTGATGCTGCAGGAACGTGACTATCTGCGTAACAAGGTGTCAAAAATCATCAGCCTTGGACCGAATATTGTGCTCGTGCACAAGAATGTTGCCGGCATCGCTCAAGATATGCTACGCAACAACGGAATAACGTTGGTGCTGGACGTTAAATTGTGCGTGCTGGAGCGCATCGCACGGTTTCTGGATTGTGATATTATCAGCTGCATTGACTCTAATGTTGGACAGCCGAAGCTGGGTGTTTGCGATCGGTTCAGGATTCAAACGTTTTATGATGATCAAGGTAAGCTGGAAATTGACGAGTTTATAATTATCTTCatattacttacttacttatcaagcGCTTCAATcgcttcgcggtcttggcctgctgccaAGTTTCAGTTTGGGCCTAATACGGCTCCTCAGTCCATGTCGACGGCCTAAACCGACTTTACGggatgggtcgtccggtgttattTTCATGACAAGACCAttccaccggagcctggcgaatctaattcgctgcacgatcatcgtacagctcgtagagggGCCAAAAagccttctgagcatcttcttcGTTAATTTTGGGCTCGAATCTATGTCTCAGAGCCGTAGAAGAGTAGTGGGACTATgtatgttctgtacagtcccagcttcgtccgtcgtgacaggtattttgagtggagaagtccATCAATGTTgatgtcggtgctgacttttgaccctagttaggtgaagttttggacgactttatAGGTGCGATCACTTGTCTGTACATCACGTAAAACAGTATTTAATAGCAGAGTCTTTGGTGTAgtcaccatcattttggggTGCggctcgttaatctccaacccgaggttctatgccgctcgctcgatcctttggtaagtTTCTGCTACATACgggagcctcaaaccaatgatgatTATGTCATCATCAAAAGCcgggatctggattgacttatagaagatggtctcCGAAGTTTGCTCCTCACTGAGTCACGAATGCGCCAGATCTGCGGGTGCTGGTGTATGcgattttaaaatcaatgaagagatagAACGAGTGGAGCCGCCGCAAGATCTGGtctgtggttgattttccgttttgaattctctctgatagtttcaaTTATCTCTTCAAAGGAGGAGATCTTGTAGGAgatattcaacaccgtaatacccctgtagttactgcactctagcctatctcacttcttgtatatgggatgGATTAtaccaatcacaaggcattgATTCCCTATCCCATACCCATaaaaatttgatgaatttcctgtttgagtgctgcaccaccgtttttgatcagttcggctactattcccTCCGTGACTTGTTGTTCTTTAGAAGACGGATAGCGTTTCTTGTCTCATCAAcgctaggtggcagtagcatgatatcatctagTGGAGCCTCCGGCTATTAGCTAAGGACTGAGAAGGGCTTGAGGGTCTCTGCCTGGTATTTGACCAGATCTCCATCCgattattccgacagcaggtcaccttaggtctgaagttatttcggcgacctgctatatcctggtaaaactttcttcctggtccgtgTTTAAATGACaataatgttttattattcCAGGATCTTCCAAAACATTAATGTGCCTCGAAAAGCAGCACAGTCCTCGAGGATGCTGCATTCTTCTCCGGGGATCCAAACGAAGCGAGCTggcaaaaataaagaaaattgcaTCCTTGTTGCTTCTGGCGCGTCACAACTGGCGCTTTGAGCTGTCGTATCTGTGCGACGTGTACGCGATGCCACCGACGCCTCGGACAAGCATATTCGATTCGAAAGAATCTACCCCCTTGGATCCACTGCCACAATCGCAATGCTTAGAAGCTTCTGTCCAAATACCGAAGGAAGAAACTTCGATGCCGTTCGACAACGATAAAACAGCGGTTCAAAAAGAGCAACCAACAAAAATCGTACGCATGACGACAGAGACTGCAGCGAATCGAGAAAATGTTGGCGACTGGACGGATCCATTGCGGTCGGGAGCGTTCGGACCATCGGAGGACGGTGGTGGCCAGTATGCCGACGAAGACGACACATCGTTCGAGCTAGCAGCAGAAACGCCTAACGATAACCGATTTCGGTCGGCACTCAGCTCGACCATTTTGTCCATCAGTCCGTTCGTCGCGTTCCCGCTACCATACCTTGAGACAGACGCTGGCCGTAAGTGTGCTCTTCGTTGTCACTTTCCCGAAGAGCTGTACTTCTCCAAGCAATGGAGCAACGAAGGAACGTTAGGTTCGATGGGCGAAAAAAGCTGTGCAGCATTGATCGATAATGCTGCCGGGGCTGGGACCGGCGCCCCGatcgaagaggaagaaaagcaACTGTTACCGGTGCATCCGTTCGTGACGCATAAGATAACAGCCTCGGTGGACAGTAAGGAGATGCAAACGATTCTCGCCAGCTTCCGCGCTTGTGGTGGTCGTTATCCGAAAGTTTCCATGAGTAAGTGACTGGAAGATCAAGTTTTACTTTGTAGGCACAAATCTTCATGAAATTATTTCCAATTTCAGTGAAGAAGACATCATCTCGCAAACGGCGTCTTACCACGATGGCTCAACGCTCGCTGGAAGAATTCGTTTATCGTGATGCGTTGGACATCGAAAACCACCAACGGTTGCCGGTGCTGTTCTGTAGCTTCAACTACAACGAAAACGTTCCTTCCACGTTCTGTGCGCAACCATCCTATCTGGACATGCAATTCTATGGGCAGAACGACATTATGCTTGGACTGTTTCTGGAGCACTATTGCTTCCGTAGCACGTACATCTGCAAATCGTGCAACCTTCCCATGATGGATCATGTGCGACGCTACGTCCACTCGGGTGGCTGCATTCAAGTGAAGCTGGTAGAGGATGTGACCAAGATGGATACCGGCACGATACTGATATCGTCCAAGTGTACAATCTGCAACGAATACTCTAAACCGGCCCCAATGTCCCAGGACACCTGGTGCTATTCGTTTGCAAAGTTTCTGGAACTTCGGTTTCACGGCCATGCCTACAAGAAACGAAACTGCGAAGGAATCACGGATGACTCGGATCGAAGCGACGAAGCAGGTGGGATGGTGTGTCGGCATTCGCTGCACCGCGACTTTGAGCAAAACTTCTCCTACAAAGGGATCGTGGCAAGCTTCCGCTATACGGCGGTCGATGTGTGGGAAATAGTGTTACCGGCGATGTCTATCTCGATGGCGATCCCGGCAGTTGGGAGTAACCATCGGTGCATTACCGATCAGCGGACGGAAGAAATGAAGGCGCTCGCGATAATGGGATATGATGTGTTTGTTAAGATTTTGGAAAAACTTGCCGAACTGTCGGTCGATACGGATACGTTCGGCAAGCTGAAAAAGAAAGCCAACCAGGATCAGGTAGCGTTCAAGCAGCGCATCGAAAAGGTGCAGAAGCTACTGACGGAGGATGTGCTTTCGGTGGAGCTAATCGATGACGCGATCGTGACGCTGAAGCACACGCTAGCAGAAGCAATAGAGGAGTGGGAACCGAAGTTGCACGACATAATCAACCAGGCAAAGAGTGCTCAAACATCAAAGCCTGCAACGACGGGAGTGGATAGTAGCAGCAACACCGGTGCCACGATCGACAGTGGGATGATCGCTACCGAAGAATTGGATCTAACTCGAGCTAACGATCCGCAGCAGGATGTAGCGTCTTTTACGGAACCAGTGGAGACCGAACCAATTGAAAGCGCTCCGTCAGGGGTGAGTGGAAAGCTCGACCCTGCTGATTCGATTACGGCTGAGCTAGAGGAAGAGAAAGTGGTGGCCACCTCTACTAGCGAGGAAAAGCAACCGTTGAGGGAGTGCctgaatgaaaagaaaacagttaAAACCATACTGAGCCAACTGCTCTCGACGAACGATTATTCGCACATTCTAAGCTCGCCCTTGCCAGCGCACGAACACCATTGCCTGAAGGCTGGTCTGTTCCCTATCGTAGTGAGCGAGCACGATTTGGGCTCCTGCATTGCGTACAGTCTGATGTCCCAGGAGTATCGCAAAATGCTGGACAGCATGCACAGTGGCGGTAATGGTGGAATCATCACGATAGGAGCGCCCGAAAACAGTCCCAACATGAAGCGTAAATCCACCTCGGTGAGCTCGACTACGGATGCAGAAGACTCACCCGGTATGGGTCACGCAAAAAGTGAGCAAGacaaaaagcataaaaacgcTGCCCACAGCGAAATCCATTTTCAGGTATGAGCTATCGGACACTATTGGCCACTTTTCCCATCGCTAGTCAATGCTAATGTATTTCATTTAAATAGGATGCTAACTGCAACTTTGTTTGCCGGATCTACTTTGCAAAAGAATTCGATTTTCTGCGGTGTCAGATTCTGAAACATCCTCCAGCCTCAGGAACGACGCATCGGGTATCGGTTGGAACCACAGGCAGTACAGGCACCACGGGAACAGTATCCGGTGCTGGCGGTGGAAATGGATCGAATGTCAGTGGGACGGATACGCTCGAAGCTTCCCAGGAAGCGATGGAAGTTGTGCGAAAAATGTTTGCACGATCGTTGAGCAAAAGTGTCCGCTGGGAGGCACGTGGTGGCAAGAGTGGCTCCAAGTTCAGCAAAACGGTCGACGATCGCTTTGTGCTGAAAGAGATGTCACGCACGGACCTGACAATATTTGAAAACTTTGCCCCGAACTACTTCGAGTACTTGCAGCGTTGCATGAGGCTGAAGCACATAACGCTGCTGGCCAAAATATTCGGAGTCTTCAAAATTACGATCAAACGGAAAGAGTGCGTCACGCTGAGCGTTATTACATCTAAACAGTGGGTTATTAATTTCGTTAACTTTGTACTATCTACAGCAATACCACTGTTGAGAGCGCCGTGCTAGTTATGGAGAATCTGTTCTGTGGAAAGGACATCAACGAAAAGTATGACCTGAAAGGATCGGATCGTAACCGTCTCGTGGATCCGAACCGGCAGACTGGAACAGAACGAGTGTTGATGGATGAAAACTTTATTCAAAGTAAGATTTGAACGACGAGCTGAGATGCCGCAGCTTAGTCTGAGCGGAAATAAGAGCGTCATGATTGCCTGTTACCATTTCTAGTGTCCTGGACGAATCCGCTGTACATTCTGTCCCACAGCAAGACAGTGCTGAAGGAAGCCATTACGCGGGACGCTTGTTTCCTGGAGCGCAACGAAGTGATGGACTACTCGCTTTTGGTCGGATTGGAAAGTTCAGAAAGGAATCTCGTAATAGGGATAATCGGTAAGGCGGACTGTGCTGTGCATTCCATGCGAGTTGCAGGTCTACGCTAACATAAACATTTCAATCCCATAGATTACATTCGCACTTACACTTTGGACAAAAAGTTTGAATCGATGATCAAGCAGTCGGGACTTATGGGCGGTCATGGAAAGCTACCCACCGTGGTTTCGCCCAA
It contains:
- the LOC118511939 gene encoding putative 1-phosphatidylinositol 3-phosphate 5-kinase, encoding MNRHLHSPTILTEFARTFEEEQETIFSKLVNRLTNNSRSNNESPLQEAVLQEEPSTGDGDAESRDVREVPAEVSQSTSLATGNIPVSGAYTEPKHGSSVVEAAAGERSTTSVLRRLSSLISQKPSTKRSYKNTNLQKFWMPDSTSIECYDCSVKFSTFRRKHHCRLCGQIFCTKCCNQVVTGKIINCSDDLRVCNYCSKVVLTYLKSSNIAADLKPDLKALQDDLAQKLSTLQPPVGGGTETGGTASASGRNRRKISVGYQEERFAASAGSGISSADRKSILQQSNSLKTLYDEMCRSLPLYNRGHELIDFLFSRQKSSNNMQAIAILNAMIDAGFLIAIFELKNEQNSAEEDTNVTHEKVLLHQKQQQQQLQREGSGGSVEDDEESTTITIEFSEETVYKLAVLQGTNTPGPGGGGGAGEGAYHLELNFKSSSVLMRSGNDDQSSVDSEDGTGSGIGGSTTLSSIMLKDSIMDSSYLISTGAKALLKAFCEHEELLVNQLLRAQNLDPSWSKTLIPIVARVANTMRLDEAYGTDAMDIRNYVYFKKVPGGDRSESQILGGVVFSKNVAHKEMSQKVDKPKILLLQCAIAYQRVEGKFVSFDTLMLQERDYLRNKVSKIISLGPNIVLVHKNVAGIAQDMLRNNGITLVLDVKLCVLERIARFLDCDIISCIDSNVGQPKLGVCDRFRIQTFYDDQGSSKTLMCLEKQHSPRGCCILLRGSKRSELAKIKKIASLLLLARHNWRFELSYLCDVYAMPPTPRTSIFDSKESTPLDPLPQSQCLEASVQIPKEETSMPFDNDKTAVQKEQPTKIVRMTTETAANRENVGDWTDPLRSGAFGPSEDGGGQYADEDDTSFELAAETPNDNRFRSALSSTILSISPFVAFPLPYLETDAGRKCALRCHFPEELYFSKQWSNEGTLGSMGEKSCAALIDNAAGAGTGAPIEEEEKQLLPVHPFVTHKITASVDSKEMQTILASFRACGGRYPKVSMMKKTSSRKRRLTTMAQRSLEEFVYRDALDIENHQRLPVLFCSFNYNENVPSTFCAQPSYLDMQFYGQNDIMLGLFLEHYCFRSTYICKSCNLPMMDHVRRYVHSGGCIQVKLVEDVTKMDTGTILISSKCTICNEYSKPAPMSQDTWCYSFAKFLELRFHGHAYKKRNCEGITDDSDRSDEAGGMVCRHSLHRDFEQNFSYKGIVASFRYTAVDVWEIVLPAMSISMAIPAVGSNHRCITDQRTEEMKALAIMGYDVFVKILEKLAELSVDTDTFGKLKKKANQDQVAFKQRIEKVQKLLTEDVLSVELIDDAIVTLKHTLAEAIEEWEPKLHDIINQAKSAQTSKPATTGVDSSSNTGATIDSGMIATEELDLTRANDPQQDVASFTEPVETEPIESAPSGVSGKLDPADSITAELEEEKVVATSTSEEKQPLRECLNEKKTVKTILSQLLSTNDYSHILSSPLPAHEHHCLKAGLFPIVVSEHDLGSCIAYSLMSQEYRKMLDSMHSGGNGGIITIGAPENSPNMKRKSTSVSSTTDAEDSPGMGHAKSEQDKKHKNAAHSEIHFQDANCNFVCRIYFAKEFDFLRCQILKHPPASGTTHRVSVGTTGSTGTTGTVSGAGGGNGSNVSGTDTLEASQEAMEVVRKMFARSLSKSVRWEARGGKSGSKFSKTVDDRFVLKEMSRTDLTIFENFAPNYFEYLQRCMRLKHITLLAKIFGVFKITIKRKDNTTVESAVLVMENLFCGKDINEKYDLKGSDRNRLVDPNRQTGTERVLMDENFIQMSWTNPLYILSHSKTVLKEAITRDACFLERNEVMDYSLLVGLESSERNLVIGIIDYIRTYTLDKKFESMIKQSGLMGGHGKLPTVVSPKMYKNRFIVAMERYFLCVPDRWEGLGKK